One genomic segment of Pseudomonas chlororaphis subsp. aurantiaca includes these proteins:
- a CDS encoding heme-binding protein, whose amino-acid sequence MHSKAILGHREIQRILLAARDEAERNQWPVSIAIVDDGGHPLALERLDGASPISAYIAVEKARTAALGRRESKGYEEMVNGGRTAFLSAPLLTSLEGGVPVVFDGQVIGAVGVSGVKSGEDAQVALFAAQALD is encoded by the coding sequence ATGCACAGCAAAGCCATCCTGGGTCATCGCGAAATCCAGCGCATCCTGCTCGCCGCGCGGGACGAGGCCGAACGCAACCAGTGGCCGGTGAGCATCGCCATCGTCGACGACGGCGGCCACCCGCTGGCCCTCGAACGCCTGGACGGCGCCTCGCCGATCAGCGCCTATATCGCCGTGGAAAAGGCCCGCACCGCGGCCCTCGGCCGGCGCGAGTCCAAGGGCTATGAAGAAATGGTCAACGGCGGACGCACGGCGTTTCTCTCGGCGCCGCTGCTGACTTCGCTGGAAGGTGGCGTGCCCGTGGTGTTCGACGGCCAGGTGATCGGCGCCGTCGGTGTGTCCGGGGTCAAGTCCGGGGAGGATGCCCAGGTCGCGCTGTTCGCTGCCCAGGCGTTGGATTGA